In Trichocoleus desertorum NBK24, the following are encoded in one genomic region:
- the secD gene encoding protein translocase subunit SecD encodes MQRQRSLLALILVLVIGAIVTIVQVPTRLGLDLQGGSQLTLQVKPSETVKEITPRVMEAVQRVVEGRINGLGVSESVVQTVGEDQLLVQLPGVSDPEQAERVLGGTAQLDFRQQKPGSEAQLAVEYQVRQELLAKQAELQKPGAGNEAALAENQAAIKRSNAAIAELFERTGLTGENLQDASAEPASASGNSWNVSLRFDPKGATLFAELTKSLAGTGRSIGILLDDRLISAPTVGVQFAQTGITGGGAVIEGRFTAEEANDLAVQLRGGALPVPVEIVENRTVGATLGRDSIQRSIYAGLGGLFLVLVFMVVYYRLPGAIADLSLMVYALLTFASFTLLGVTLTLPGIAGFILSIGMAVDANVLIFERTREELRAGKTLYRSVESGFYRAFSSILDSNVTTVIACAALFWLGAGLVRGFALTLALGVVISMFTAITCSRTLMLLALSFPSLRKPHLFCPQLPAANSSQAGVTS; translated from the coding sequence ATGCAAAGACAGCGTTCATTATTAGCTTTAATTCTCGTCCTCGTCATTGGGGCGATCGTTACCATCGTGCAGGTTCCTACACGACTAGGACTCGACTTGCAGGGCGGCTCCCAACTGACATTGCAGGTGAAACCATCCGAGACTGTGAAAGAAATCACACCACGGGTGATGGAAGCCGTGCAGCGAGTCGTGGAAGGACGGATCAATGGATTAGGTGTGTCTGAATCGGTGGTTCAGACGGTAGGAGAAGACCAACTTTTGGTTCAACTTCCCGGCGTGAGCGATCCTGAGCAGGCGGAGCGGGTCTTGGGAGGGACAGCCCAACTAGATTTCCGTCAGCAAAAACCAGGGTCAGAAGCTCAACTGGCGGTGGAGTATCAGGTACGGCAAGAATTGCTGGCGAAGCAGGCAGAACTGCAAAAGCCGGGTGCTGGCAATGAGGCTGCGCTAGCGGAAAACCAAGCGGCGATTAAGCGGAGTAATGCTGCGATCGCGGAACTCTTTGAGCGGACTGGCCTGACGGGAGAAAACCTCCAAGATGCGTCGGCTGAGCCTGCTTCAGCGAGTGGCAATAGCTGGAATGTCTCTTTAAGATTTGATCCGAAAGGGGCAACGCTGTTTGCAGAGTTGACCAAGAGTTTGGCAGGAACGGGACGCAGCATTGGCATTCTGCTAGATGATCGCTTGATTAGTGCTCCTACGGTTGGGGTACAGTTTGCCCAAACTGGCATTACAGGTGGCGGTGCTGTCATCGAAGGCCGCTTTACCGCTGAAGAAGCGAACGATTTAGCGGTGCAGTTGCGGGGTGGTGCTTTGCCTGTCCCGGTGGAAATTGTCGAAAACCGGACTGTGGGAGCAACCTTGGGCCGAGATAGCATCCAACGCAGCATCTATGCTGGCTTGGGTGGTCTGTTTTTGGTGTTGGTGTTTATGGTGGTTTATTACCGCCTACCCGGTGCGATCGCTGACCTATCTTTGATGGTTTACGCTTTACTCACCTTTGCCAGCTTTACCTTGTTGGGAGTCACACTAACCTTGCCGGGAATTGCGGGATTTATTCTCAGCATTGGCATGGCGGTAGATGCGAATGTCTTGATTTTTGAGCGCACCCGTGAAGAATTGCGAGCAGGCAAAACCTTGTATCGCTCGGTAGAATCTGGCTTCTATCGCGCCTTCTCTAGCATTTTGGACAGTAATGTCACCACGGTAATTGCTTGCGCGGCTTTGTTCTGGCTAGGAGCAGGTTTAGTGCGAGGGTTTGCCCTCACGCTCGCTCTAGGAGTCGTCATCAGTATGTTTACAGCCATTACCTGTAGTCGCACCCTAATGCTGCTGGCGTTAAGCTTCCCCTCTCTGCGTAAACCTCATCTTTTTTGCCCTCAGCTACCCGCAGCGAATTCATCACAGGCAGGGGTGACCTCATGA
- a CDS encoding IMS domain-containing protein encodes MRIPLDYYRILGLPIQATAEQLQQAHRDRALQLPRREYSEAAIAARKQLLDEAYAVLSNPDQRQAYDANFLAKTYELEPDRPGISLTRTPESTDTSSDPYTPSIDIHDDQLVGALLIWLELGEYELVLKLGRTYLSNNSNLKNGRFGEPDIVFADIILTVALACLELGREQWQQGQYENAAESLEAGQELLLREGLFATVRGEVQTDLYKLRPYRVLELLALPEESTTERRQGLRLLREMLQERGGIDGTGTDQSGLNIDDFLRFIQQLRGYLSAAEQQTLFEEEARRPSAVATYLAVYALLAQGFAQREPALIRRAKSMLVRLGSRQDVHLEQAVCALLLGQTEEASRALELSHDYEPLVFIRENSQGSPDLLPGLCLYSERWLQEEVFPHFRDLAQQQVSLKDYFADEQVQAYLEELPNESPNHTPSNPSSQNGWASATQAGSNGQSSPTAAGHATNWRTTTSYPPTQSTVHTRLQQAVEADPRVAPATRAVTTASPAAGPAEPERISPTSSSSSRNPATSNPPATSVVVTGGNGTNGSQRSASSTQAGQSPRERSRGQVANGFRVPDPEDLPPRRSSTGAASANKFKPVLLFVVALLSLGVLGYLTTKAFSSLQAARGPKLEANQPMISLDQPLIAVPDPETVAQSATGPLTKEAAQQVVQTWLSTKAAALGPNRATAQLNQILVDSALTQWQQQAEDDRRSNSYRQYQHAIRSIDSVEMSDVDPNQARVDAEVSEAAAFYVNGQLDRSSSYTSDSIRVQYNLVRRNGRWLIREMNVL; translated from the coding sequence GTGCGAATTCCGCTCGATTACTACCGAATTTTGGGCCTACCAATCCAGGCCACTGCTGAACAGTTGCAACAGGCTCATCGCGATCGCGCCTTGCAACTTCCTCGGCGTGAATATTCTGAGGCAGCGATCGCTGCCCGAAAGCAGCTGCTTGACGAAGCTTATGCTGTTCTCTCCAATCCCGATCAACGTCAGGCTTATGACGCTAATTTCCTCGCCAAAACCTACGAGCTTGAGCCCGATCGCCCTGGCATCTCGTTAACTAGAACCCCAGAATCAACAGACACCAGTAGCGATCCCTACACCCCCAGCATTGATATTCACGACGATCAACTCGTCGGGGCTCTCTTGATTTGGTTGGAGCTAGGTGAGTATGAGTTGGTGTTGAAACTGGGGCGTACCTATCTCAGCAACAACAGCAATTTAAAGAATGGCCGCTTTGGCGAACCGGACATTGTCTTTGCCGATATCATCCTCACCGTTGCTTTAGCTTGCCTGGAACTAGGGCGAGAGCAATGGCAACAGGGGCAATATGAAAATGCCGCAGAATCCCTTGAAGCTGGGCAGGAGTTGTTACTACGCGAAGGTTTATTTGCAACTGTCCGGGGCGAAGTACAGACTGACTTGTATAAGTTACGGCCCTATCGGGTTCTAGAGCTACTCGCTTTACCCGAAGAAAGCACAACTGAGCGCCGCCAAGGACTCCGTTTGCTTCGAGAAATGTTGCAGGAGCGTGGTGGAATTGACGGGACTGGTACCGATCAATCTGGCCTCAACATTGACGACTTTCTTCGTTTTATTCAGCAGTTGCGCGGTTACTTGAGTGCAGCCGAGCAACAAACCCTGTTTGAAGAAGAAGCGCGTCGTCCTTCGGCAGTGGCTACCTATTTAGCGGTTTATGCTTTGCTGGCTCAAGGGTTCGCCCAACGTGAGCCAGCCCTGATCCGACGGGCAAAGTCAATGCTAGTGCGCCTGGGTAGCCGCCAAGATGTGCATTTAGAGCAAGCGGTTTGCGCCTTACTCCTCGGTCAAACTGAGGAAGCGAGCCGCGCTTTAGAGCTGAGCCACGACTACGAGCCGCTCGTCTTCATCCGAGAAAACTCCCAAGGTTCGCCAGACTTGTTGCCAGGTCTTTGTCTCTACAGTGAGCGTTGGTTGCAAGAGGAAGTGTTTCCTCATTTCCGAGACTTAGCTCAGCAGCAAGTTTCCCTGAAAGACTACTTTGCCGACGAGCAAGTGCAAGCTTACTTAGAGGAGCTTCCCAACGAATCGCCGAACCACACTCCTAGCAACCCTTCTAGCCAAAATGGCTGGGCATCTGCCACCCAAGCTGGAAGCAATGGACAGTCTAGCCCTACGGCAGCAGGTCACGCGACCAACTGGCGTACCACGACTAGCTATCCGCCTACGCAATCGACCGTCCATACCCGCTTGCAGCAAGCAGTAGAGGCAGACCCTAGGGTTGCTCCTGCCACTCGTGCCGTTACTACAGCTTCTCCAGCGGCAGGGCCAGCTGAGCCAGAGCGTATTAGCCCAACGTCATCTTCCTCCAGCCGCAACCCAGCAACCTCTAACCCACCTGCCACCTCCGTAGTTGTCACAGGCGGGAATGGGACCAATGGCTCGCAGCGTTCCGCTTCCTCAACTCAAGCAGGGCAATCGCCTAGGGAGCGATCGCGGGGTCAAGTGGCCAATGGATTCCGCGTTCCCGATCCAGAGGATTTACCACCCCGTCGTAGTAGCACAGGTGCAGCATCAGCTAACAAATTCAAGCCAGTTTTGTTATTTGTGGTTGCCCTCTTGTCCCTGGGGGTGTTAGGGTACCTAACCACCAAAGCTTTCAGTAGCTTACAGGCCGCTCGTGGCCCCAAGTTGGAAGCAAATCAACCGATGATCTCGCTCGACCAACCTTTGATTGCTGTTCCCGACCCGGAAACGGTTGCTCAGTCAGCCACAGGGCCTTTAACTAAGGAGGCAGCTCAGCAGGTGGTTCAAACTTGGTTATCGACTAAAGCAGCTGCTCTCGGGCCTAATCGCGCCACCGCTCAGTTAAATCAAATCTTGGTTGATTCCGCCTTGACGCAGTGGCAACAGCAAGCCGAAGACGACAGACGCAGTAATTCCTATCGGCAGTACCAACATGCCATCCGGTCTATTGATAGCGTCGAGATGAGCGATGTTGATCCCAATCAAGCCAGAGTGGATGCCGAAGTCAGTGAGGCTGCGGCCTTCTATGTCAACGGTCAGCTCGATCGCAGCTCGTCTTATACCAGTGACAGCATCCGAGTGCAGTACAACTTGGTACGCCGTAACGGTCGGTGGTTGATTCGTGAAATGAATGTTCTCTAG
- a CDS encoding spermidine/putrescine ABC transporter substrate-binding protein: MATRRQFLNSTASAVSGLALSSCGWTLAQVRQSAPPSSASNKLYIYTWSNYTDAGLLKSFREQTGIEVIANVFDSNEAMLAKVRAGGGSEYSIISPSDYMVRQMSEVGLLSKLDHNRLDGLNNLLPRFQNPIYDPGNQHSIPISWGTTGLIYNTQKLKEAPTDWNYLWDNQEQLTQRITLINDVREVMGATLRMLGYSYNSTQPEQLQQAYEKLVALKPAIATFTSDAWRDQLVAGDLWLAMGYSADAITTAEENPNLRYVIPSSGTSLWTDTMVIPKSAPNPDAAYAWLNFILQPSIMAQVCYRLKFATPNQAAIKLLPPDIRNNTNLFPPDSILAKCEQIAPIGQFSEVYERYWTQLSSS; the protein is encoded by the coding sequence ATGGCAACGAGACGACAATTTCTTAACTCTACGGCATCCGCTGTTTCTGGGCTGGCTCTTTCTAGTTGTGGCTGGACCCTAGCCCAAGTCAGGCAATCAGCCCCTCCGTCTAGCGCCTCTAATAAGCTCTATATTTATACTTGGTCTAACTACACAGACGCAGGTCTGCTCAAGAGTTTTAGGGAGCAAACTGGCATTGAAGTGATTGCCAATGTCTTTGACTCCAATGAGGCGATGTTGGCTAAAGTCCGAGCAGGGGGTGGTTCGGAGTACAGCATTATCTCACCCTCTGACTACATGGTGCGGCAGATGAGCGAAGTGGGTCTTTTGAGCAAGCTAGACCACAACCGCTTAGATGGGCTTAACAATCTTTTGCCACGATTCCAAAATCCTATCTATGACCCTGGTAATCAGCATAGTATTCCAATTAGCTGGGGTACGACTGGACTGATTTACAACACGCAAAAGCTGAAAGAAGCGCCCACAGACTGGAATTACCTTTGGGACAATCAGGAGCAATTAACCCAGCGCATCACCTTGATTAATGACGTGCGGGAGGTGATGGGAGCAACGTTACGGATGCTGGGATATTCCTACAACTCCACTCAACCGGAGCAGTTGCAGCAAGCCTATGAAAAACTAGTGGCTTTGAAACCCGCGATCGCCACCTTTACTTCCGATGCATGGCGCGATCAACTCGTAGCGGGAGACCTATGGCTAGCAATGGGGTACTCAGCAGATGCCATTACAACGGCTGAGGAGAATCCTAATCTCAGATACGTGATTCCTAGCAGTGGGACTTCCTTGTGGACTGATACGATGGTGATTCCTAAATCAGCTCCTAATCCCGATGCAGCTTATGCTTGGCTAAACTTCATTTTGCAGCCATCTATCATGGCTCAAGTCTGTTATCGCCTCAAGTTCGCAACACCTAATCAAGCTGCCATCAAGTTGCTACCCCCTGATATCCGCAACAACACCAATTTGTTTCCACCAGATTCAATCCTGGCTAAATGTGAACAAATTGCTCCGATCGGTCAGTTCAGTGAAGTTTACGAGCGCTACTGGACGCAGCTATCCAGCAGTTAA
- a CDS encoding ABC transporter ATP-binding protein, translated as MSQTAVQRQDTTSTDTEFDVELRKVFKVFNGEAVVRGIDLSIHKGEFFSILGPSGCGKTTTLRLIAGFEAATAGEVLIRRQIMNQIPPYRRPVNTVFQSYALFNHLTVWDNIAFGLRIKRQNRAEIRERVGEALKLVKMESYSQRFPAQLSGGQQQRVALARALVNRPAVVLLDEPLGALDLKLRKEMQVELSNLHQELGITFVMVTHDQEEALSLSDRIAVMHEGKIEQIGSPNQIYEQPRTPFVADFIGDTNLFRGRLVGADTETVQVETETGLKVVARLAEFGNSTVTGPVVLSIRPEKVQVSLYTPSVSHNCFEGRLKHVMYLGTHVHYVVELLSGDRVTVMQPNTVGTLPDSETPIYVYWAATDCLALTA; from the coding sequence ATGTCTCAGACTGCTGTGCAGCGTCAGGATACTACCAGTACCGATACCGAGTTCGATGTTGAACTTCGCAAGGTGTTTAAGGTCTTCAATGGTGAAGCAGTCGTTCGAGGTATTGATCTCAGTATTCACAAAGGTGAATTCTTTAGCATCCTAGGGCCTTCTGGCTGCGGCAAAACTACGACGCTGCGCTTAATTGCGGGCTTTGAAGCTGCGACTGCGGGGGAAGTACTGATTCGGCGTCAAATCATGAATCAGATTCCGCCTTATCGCCGTCCTGTCAATACAGTCTTTCAAAGTTACGCCCTATTCAATCATTTGACGGTCTGGGACAACATTGCGTTTGGCTTACGGATTAAACGTCAAAATCGAGCTGAGATTCGAGAACGAGTGGGTGAAGCTTTGAAGCTGGTTAAGATGGAGTCTTATTCCCAGAGGTTTCCAGCTCAGTTATCGGGAGGACAGCAACAAAGGGTGGCTTTGGCGAGGGCTTTAGTCAACCGTCCGGCTGTGGTTTTGCTTGATGAACCTTTAGGTGCTCTAGACCTGAAGCTGCGCAAAGAAATGCAGGTGGAGCTTTCCAATTTACATCAAGAGTTGGGTATCACTTTTGTGATGGTGACTCACGACCAAGAGGAAGCCCTCAGCTTGTCAGACCGCATTGCAGTGATGCATGAAGGCAAAATTGAGCAAATTGGCTCTCCCAATCAGATTTACGAACAGCCCCGCACTCCTTTTGTGGCTGATTTTATTGGGGATACCAATCTTTTTAGAGGACGGCTGGTAGGAGCAGATACAGAGACCGTCCAGGTAGAGACAGAAACTGGACTTAAAGTGGTTGCCAGACTGGCAGAGTTTGGGAACTCAACGGTGACTGGACCTGTAGTTCTGAGCATTCGGCCTGAAAAGGTGCAGGTGAGCTTGTATACGCCTAGTGTGTCCCATAATTGTTTTGAGGGGCGGCTGAAGCATGTGATGTACTTGGGGACGCATGTTCACTATGTAGTGGAATTGCTTTCGGGCGATCGCGTCACTGTCATGCAGCCGAATACCGTAGGTACCCTTCCCGATTCTGAAACTCCAATTTACGTTTACTGGGCGGCTACAGATTGTCTAGCTTTGACAGCCTAA
- the secF gene encoding protein translocase subunit SecF — protein sequence MKLNVIKRQSLWWSISLLIILSGLVAMAISWTRPDIRAPLRPSLDFVGGTRIQFELDCTQPDNCDQPIRTAAVREVLDGQGLGGSSIQIVGQEQRAVSVRTKTLNVDERTKLQAALSEKIGRFDPKTAQIDTVGPTIGRQLFTSGMLALIVSFAGIIVYLSFRFEFDYAFMAIVALFHDVLVTAGIFSILGLVFGTEVDSLFIVALLTIVGFSVNDTVVIYDRIRETIELNPDRHIDDIVEDAVAQTLTRSINTTFTTLLSLFAIFFFGGETLKTFALALIIGFAMGAYSSIFIAGSMLAWWRKRSGRAIAAMTAGSPVLDASVSSEEA from the coding sequence ATGAAACTCAATGTGATTAAACGGCAATCGCTCTGGTGGAGCATCTCGTTACTGATCATTCTGAGTGGTCTAGTGGCTATGGCAATCTCCTGGACCCGCCCTGATATTAGAGCGCCACTGCGCCCCAGTTTAGACTTTGTGGGTGGGACACGCATCCAGTTTGAACTAGATTGCACCCAGCCCGATAATTGTGACCAACCTATTAGAACGGCTGCGGTTCGAGAAGTCTTAGATGGGCAAGGTTTGGGCGGTAGTAGCATTCAGATCGTTGGGCAAGAGCAGCGAGCAGTTTCCGTTCGCACTAAAACCCTGAATGTGGATGAGCGCACTAAATTGCAAGCGGCTCTGAGCGAGAAGATTGGCAGATTTGATCCCAAAACGGCCCAAATTGATACAGTAGGCCCAACCATTGGTCGCCAATTGTTTACCTCTGGGATGTTGGCGCTGATCGTTTCTTTCGCGGGGATTATTGTCTATTTAAGCTTTCGGTTCGAGTTTGACTACGCCTTTATGGCGATCGTGGCTTTGTTCCACGATGTTTTAGTTACCGCTGGAATTTTCTCAATTTTGGGCCTAGTGTTTGGCACTGAAGTTGACAGCTTGTTTATTGTGGCTCTCTTAACAATTGTGGGTTTTTCAGTCAACGACACAGTTGTGATCTACGATCGCATCCGAGAAACCATTGAACTGAATCCCGATCGCCATATTGACGATATTGTGGAAGACGCAGTTGCCCAGACCCTAACTCGCTCCATCAATACCACCTTCACCACCCTATTAAGCTTATTTGCTATCTTTTTCTTCGGGGGAGAAACTCTAAAGACCTTTGCCCTAGCTTTGATTATTGGTTTTGCGATGGGAGCATACTCTAGCATCTTTATTGCTGGTAGTATGCTGGCTTGGTGGCGGAAGCGCAGTGGTAGAGCAATTGCAGCAATGACAGCAGGTTCACCAGTACTCGATGCTTCCGTAAGTTCTGAGGAGGCTTAA
- the pdhA gene encoding pyruvate dehydrogenase (acetyl-transferring) E1 component subunit alpha, with protein sequence MVQERTLPVFQAASAQITKEEGLRLYEDMILGRFFEDKCAEMYYRGKMFGFVHLYNGQEAVSTGVIQSMRPGEDYVCSTYRDHVHALSAGVPAREVMAELFGKATGCSKGRGGSMHLFSAEHNLLGGFAFIGEGIPIALGAAFQSKYRREVLGDETADQVAACFFGDGTTNNGQFFECLNMAALWKLPILFVVENNKWAIGMAHERATSQPEIYKKASVFGMPGVEVDGMDVMAVRAVAQEAVARARAGEGPTLIEALTYRFRGHSLADPDELRTKDEKEAWLARDPIKKFAAYLIEQSLVSQEELKGIERKIQATVDEGVEFALSSPEPDASELYRFVFAEDE encoded by the coding sequence ATGGTTCAGGAACGGACTTTACCAGTATTTCAAGCTGCTTCAGCACAAATTACTAAAGAAGAAGGCTTAAGGCTCTACGAAGACATGATCTTAGGGCGCTTCTTCGAAGATAAGTGCGCGGAGATGTACTATCGGGGCAAAATGTTTGGATTTGTCCACCTCTATAACGGCCAAGAGGCTGTGTCAACAGGTGTGATTCAATCCATGCGGCCCGGTGAAGACTATGTATGCAGCACCTACCGCGATCACGTCCATGCCCTCAGTGCTGGAGTTCCGGCGCGCGAAGTGATGGCAGAGCTGTTCGGGAAGGCGACAGGTTGCAGCAAAGGACGGGGTGGCTCAATGCACCTGTTCTCGGCAGAGCACAATTTGCTGGGAGGCTTTGCCTTTATTGGTGAAGGAATTCCCATTGCTTTGGGGGCCGCTTTTCAGAGCAAATACCGTCGGGAAGTCTTGGGGGATGAGACGGCAGATCAAGTCGCCGCTTGCTTCTTCGGAGACGGTACCACTAACAATGGTCAGTTCTTCGAGTGCCTCAACATGGCCGCCTTGTGGAAGCTCCCCATCCTATTTGTGGTAGAGAACAACAAGTGGGCGATCGGGATGGCCCATGAGCGGGCGACTTCTCAGCCAGAAATCTACAAAAAAGCCAGTGTTTTTGGTATGCCCGGTGTGGAAGTGGATGGCATGGATGTGATGGCTGTGCGGGCTGTCGCTCAAGAAGCAGTAGCACGGGCACGGGCAGGTGAAGGGCCTACTTTGATTGAGGCGCTGACTTATCGCTTCCGAGGTCATTCTCTGGCTGACCCCGACGAACTGCGTACCAAAGACGAAAAAGAAGCGTGGCTAGCGCGTGACCCCATCAAGAAGTTTGCGGCTTACCTGATTGAGCAGAGCTTGGTCAGTCAAGAAGAACTCAAGGGAATTGAGCGTAAGATTCAAGCCACCGTTGATGAGGGGGTTGAGTTTGCGCTGTCAAGTCCTGAACCTGACGCTAGCGAACTGTATCGATTTGTGTTTGCCGAGGACGAATAA
- a CDS encoding alpha-ketoacid dehydrogenase subunit beta has product MAETFLFNALREAIDEEMARDPSVLVMGEDVGHYGGSYKVTKDLYKKYGELRILDTPIAENSFTGMAVGAAMTGLRPIIEGMNMGFLLLAFNQIANNAGMLRYTSGGNYKIPMVIRGPGGVGRQLGAEHSQRLEAYFQAVPGLKIVACSTPYNAKGLLKSAIRDNNPVLFFEHVLLYNLKENLPEAEYTLPLDKAEVVRQGKDVTILTYSRMRHHVLQAVKTLEKDGYDPEVIDLISLKPLDFDTIGASIRKTHRVIIVEECMRTGGIAAELIASINDRLFDELDAPVLRLSSQDIPTPYNGTLENLTIVQPQQIVEAVQKMVALRV; this is encoded by the coding sequence ATGGCAGAGACTTTCTTGTTTAACGCCCTACGTGAGGCCATTGACGAAGAAATGGCCCGCGACCCCTCCGTGCTCGTGATGGGGGAAGATGTAGGCCACTACGGCGGCTCTTACAAAGTCACGAAAGATCTGTACAAAAAATACGGTGAGCTGCGGATTTTAGATACGCCCATTGCCGAAAACAGTTTTACAGGCATGGCAGTAGGCGCGGCAATGACTGGGTTACGTCCCATCATTGAAGGCATGAATATGGGCTTTTTGCTCCTAGCCTTCAACCAAATTGCCAACAACGCCGGGATGCTGCGCTATACATCGGGTGGCAACTACAAAATCCCGATGGTAATTCGCGGGCCTGGTGGGGTAGGCCGACAACTAGGGGCAGAACACTCGCAGCGTCTAGAAGCTTACTTCCAAGCAGTTCCTGGCCTCAAAATTGTGGCCTGCTCAACTCCTTACAACGCCAAGGGTTTATTGAAGTCTGCCATCCGTGACAACAACCCAGTTTTATTCTTCGAGCATGTGCTGCTGTACAACTTGAAGGAAAATCTACCAGAAGCAGAGTACACGCTGCCTTTAGATAAAGCAGAAGTGGTGCGGCAAGGCAAAGATGTCACGATTCTGACCTATTCTCGAATGCGTCATCATGTTCTCCAAGCAGTTAAAACCTTGGAAAAAGATGGTTATGACCCAGAGGTGATTGACTTGATTTCGCTCAAACCTCTGGATTTTGATACCATTGGCGCTTCTATTCGCAAAACCCACCGGGTGATCATCGTCGAAGAATGTATGAGAACAGGGGGGATTGCGGCAGAGCTGATTGCTTCGATCAACGATCGCTTGTTTGACGAACTTGATGCTCCTGTTTTGCGTCTCTCTTCGCAAGACATCCCCACCCCTTACAACGGGACCCTAGAAAACCTAACCATTGTGCAGCCCCAACAGATTGTTGAAGCTGTGCAAAAAATGGTGGCCTTACGGGTGTAG
- a CDS encoding ABC transporter permease has protein sequence MTLASKHTPSAPDIGRPESKWLGPLVLLGPSGIWLTLLLVLPTLVILELSFVPGIRPGDVVNPSGLENYTRIFQPIYLQVIGRSLFFAINTTIICLLLGFPVAYWIALLAPTRWRNLLLLCFVLPLWTSSLLRSYAWITILRPTGVLNTLLTSIGLPPLNLLNSGSAVLIGMSYSLLPYMVLILYASLEKLDRRLLEAAADLGAPPSEAFWKVTVPQTLPGIAAGSLLVFITGLGDFVDPELLGGASSMTAARLIYNQFLGATQNWGFGSALSMLLILAVSLAIALLIKYGDSTTQR, from the coding sequence ATGACGCTTGCTTCTAAACATACTCCGTCTGCACCGGATATTGGTCGTCCGGAATCCAAGTGGCTAGGGCCATTAGTCTTGCTAGGGCCATCTGGCATTTGGCTAACGCTCTTACTGGTGCTGCCAACGCTGGTGATTTTGGAGTTGAGTTTCGTTCCGGGAATCCGACCGGGGGATGTCGTCAACCCATCCGGTTTAGAGAATTACACGCGGATTTTTCAGCCGATTTATTTGCAGGTGATCGGGCGATCGCTATTCTTTGCCATCAACACCACCATCATCTGTCTGCTACTCGGCTTTCCAGTCGCTTATTGGATTGCGCTGTTGGCACCGACTCGCTGGCGCAATTTGTTGTTGCTATGTTTTGTGCTGCCCCTCTGGACCTCGTCTCTCCTGCGTTCCTACGCCTGGATCACGATCTTGAGACCTACAGGGGTTTTGAACACTTTGCTCACCAGCATTGGCTTGCCACCTTTGAACTTACTCAATAGCGGTTCGGCTGTGTTAATTGGCATGAGCTATAGCTTGTTGCCTTACATGGTTCTGATTCTGTATGCCTCGCTAGAGAAACTAGACCGACGGTTGCTAGAAGCTGCGGCTGACTTAGGAGCTCCGCCCAGCGAAGCCTTTTGGAAGGTGACGGTACCGCAAACACTACCGGGGATTGCAGCGGGTTCTTTACTGGTTTTTATTACAGGGTTGGGCGATTTTGTCGATCCCGAACTGCTGGGTGGTGCGTCTAGCATGACTGCAGCGCGGCTGATCTACAACCAATTTCTAGGGGCAACTCAGAACTGGGGTTTTGGGTCAGCCTTGAGTATGCTGTTAATTTTAGCGGTCAGTCTTGCGATCGCTTTGTTGATCAAGTATGGCGATTCTACGACTCAACGCTAG
- a CDS encoding ABC transporter permease has translation MTGLQAKTKPRASWQALFSLLMFGFMYLPIFVLAFYSFNQSAYSASWAGFTLAWYRKFFADERILSALQTSLMVALLAVAIAAVLGTLMTVGLARYHFPGKGLYRGVAYLPLIIPDIAIAVATLVFLAVVAIPLSLWTIVAAHVVFCLAYVAIVVSTRLTGLDSHLEEAALDLGATPAQAFIQVLLPELMPAIVSGCLLAFVLSMDDFLIASFTAGGGVTTLPMEIFSRIRTGVKPDINALSVVLILASGFVAFVAESIRYQGTQKRLK, from the coding sequence GTGACTGGATTGCAAGCCAAAACCAAACCTCGTGCTTCCTGGCAGGCATTGTTCTCCCTGCTCATGTTTGGTTTCATGTATTTGCCCATCTTCGTGCTGGCGTTTTATAGCTTTAATCAGTCAGCCTACAGCGCCAGTTGGGCAGGATTTACTTTAGCTTGGTATCGCAAGTTTTTTGCCGACGAACGCATTTTGTCAGCTTTGCAAACCAGTTTGATGGTGGCGCTGTTGGCAGTGGCGATCGCAGCAGTGCTCGGAACGCTGATGACGGTTGGGTTAGCTCGCTATCACTTTCCGGGCAAAGGGCTTTATCGGGGCGTTGCGTATCTACCCTTAATTATTCCGGATATCGCGATCGCGGTTGCGACTCTAGTTTTCTTGGCAGTAGTGGCAATCCCACTCAGTTTATGGACGATTGTCGCCGCTCATGTCGTGTTCTGCTTGGCTTACGTCGCGATCGTGGTGTCCACCCGTTTAACTGGGCTAGATTCTCACTTAGAAGAGGCGGCCCTTGATTTAGGAGCCACCCCAGCTCAGGCATTTATTCAGGTTCTGCTCCCAGAGTTGATGCCAGCCATTGTCTCTGGTTGCTTGTTGGCCTTTGTGCTTAGTATGGATGATTTTCTCATCGCTAGTTTTACGGCTGGGGGTGGCGTAACCACATTGCCAATGGAAATTTTTAGCCGCATTCGGACTGGGGTGAAGCCTGATATTAATGCGCTCAGCGTCGTTTTAATCTTGGCCTCTGGTTTTGTCGCGTTCGTCGCTGAATCAATTCGCTATCAGGGCACACAAAAACGGTTGAAGTAG